In Maniola hyperantus chromosome 13, iAphHyp1.2, whole genome shotgun sequence, one genomic interval encodes:
- the asp gene encoding protein abnormal spindle produces the protein MYFEIENTPEAVKRTRTQDRVPEAVQEECPRLILAPFSKPPQVVFENVLVGTTCEKELEVLNPSKQAQQLCLSKSLPPGLIIDLPECLEVEAETCHCVTVRWTPTQLVSQRETIRFTSDNRGRHDIIVVMKSILSIKNKNNQPKYKTSPGKNKKKTAKKRSPVAIYKKKLEAIRSTVTVQTVDVVHSTQYKIISATNKENNYPADYSMDTNNYRKCPFDSLSSLDFNTSEVFSNVVRPKPVISHNTYNESSSTFGAKKSQPVPNNVLKPSNKQTETSFSDVFDNITFTPLKSDIVQRVPSKNEKLDKGPKIIISVNSESDFDDTIDIKSGNKENKTHSTIFATSPQQPVKWLATDHLGHNAQYIETPVMNKKIPNTSSPTDMNSPNFSINTDVSRISELSFFPPRFSTERKVLPKMNNETHEIVDDSHNMNSKLSSDTYTKESPRTPLDYRVNKYSSEFQNMPPVAKESYPKICRQSLFKEQQNFREFNERNYLAMPDHYPWHNDLRADIRSPPRSLTPPLRSIPEESLPLLQPILEESVQFSDTKILDTDKQAETYTVNLTFDRPSDLSSVSVNQPSTWSKRDVRAEPALWRTSVPIVKKSTNRKATITNKELLSIKKNKSIEANSSSYVSYVGNVYSQSSTVDPFLSSTYYYDKEAVANFEKEFKRWLNYVLTPPSDLNSNVEQTIDVGKAWIENRNKEVPLAPTKEKVCSTYHDSHRLESLRRSARVLLRSPENTKVFDRLQAQIEKKLIAIRSDKNLHLDIGLQKLIMEIILSYNPLWLRIGLEAIYGVVLPLKSNNDIEGLTTFIIQRMFKNPLLKNKNSKSSAPNMLLPAYMEAIKKFTLKKFFTLVFFLDQAKQKKLIPHDPCLFRRNAPHKDSKAIIINFTKELIAGIGDITKHLRPLGYVVSHKQSYLDEYIYAVNNIAVDLRDGVRLTKVMEIILMRNGLLHQLRTPAISRLQKIHNVQVALNALKDADFVITGDISAADIADGHREKTLSLLWQIIHVLRAPLFEKSANVIQVWWRKKYEVIAKKRKEEDRLLERRNKAASTIQYWWRHIQYNRMVEHQMHKMTTAAIVLQKYWRVWLCRSRFRRLKSSANKISEWFICVKLKRQAIEALKILRSQREELRRKSATLIQAHFRRWLCVKRYKTIKRKVTLIQSVVRRFLAQKQYCRLKKAVTLIQRRYRVKVLMRTVMQNFAVKRSSAIFIQSYYRMSKQRKYYQVLKKSVLTIEKYYVALILMRRDRMYYLKLKKTTIKLQACYRRNKVRTEYLRQRNIIVKLQTKIQANRAMKRDRAKYLQIRRAAVVIQNYTRAYQAMKLERAKYVLQRNAAILIQRRFRAYLQKKIQRSQYLLLRKSVIQVQTRYRGLLAMRRERNAYLALRNSVLLVQKQYRAKILMRESLIKYHELKKATLVTQRRFRALLKMREERLKYIKLKSACVTIQKAFRAHLQRKKQRQIYLKQKEAAIRIQRWFRSLKKTQEVKQQYLKTKQACTTVQQRFRALMAMRAGRSSYLQKRSATIVIQIRFRARQMMLQERAKYIKTVDACLTIQQFYRARLIGRKQREKYTRIRLAVIIIQKRWREYQETIIARDSYIQLRTATIFIQRHIRAKNKARTIAKTLAVHKIETWYKSNKQRNECRSKFVDIRTKVITLQRNFRVYLCLKKFRVAMQKHRAAMQKRREEAALCIQKNVRRYLAQSRYKRFLEKLIFIQTLWRNKLITRLIRCEFLQKRRLILKLQAAIRGYLARKEFEIKKEKLLQVKEEQRRNWAASKIQALFVGNMVRSRAGERAAALRRCWRDGALQSLQKTMRECNQEALRVIFRMSDIDSIIRAFNTVKKCTETLPKMYDSNAPSIVRRLYMFISVLNRSVSSAEVMQIGADVLVNLARYRHTGPKIYAREHITQTLKIMLRFNSETRLVCTLCTYIWVFAKYEAVKQDLTEFLRMPENHKMLVAIKRNVDRIKKMEINRSTLKSSTMNKSLQNRFNSKVLPALEHNYGLVRKNNPQCFEDAKIAINTLFEAYGL, from the exons ATTGAAAATACGCCCGAGGCTGTGAAAAGAACTCGGACGCAAGATAGGGTTCCTGAAGCAGTTCAAGAAGAATGCCCGAGACTTATTCTGGCACCCTTTTCGAAACCGCCTCAAgtagtttttgaaaatgttttagtCGGAACAACTTGTGAAAAGGAATTGGAAGTGTTGAATCCATCAAAACAAGCGCAACAG CTTTGCCTGAGCAAGTCTCTGCCCCCAGGATTAATCATAGATTTGCCAGAATGCTTGGAAGTGGAGGCAGAGACATGCCACTGCGTGACCGTGCGATGGACGCCCACACAGCTTGTTTCTCAGCGAGAGACAATACGTTTCACGAGTGACAACCGGGGGCGACATGATATCATTGTTGTCATGAAATCTATCCTG TCCATCAAAAACAAGAACAATCAGCCAAAATATAAAACTTCTCCCGGTAAAAACAAGAAGAAGACAGCAAAGAAGAGGTCACCTGTTGCTATCTACAAAAAGAAGCTGGAAGCCATTCGTAGCACTGTGACAGTGCAGACTGTTGACGTTGTACACTCAACCCAGTATAAAATTATCAGTGCTACAAACAAAGAAAACAATTACCCTGCTGACTATTCAATGGACACAAATAATTATCGAAAATGCCCTTTTGATTCATTATCGAGTTTAGATTTTAACACATCTGAAGTGTTTTCAAACGTGGTTCGGCCAAAACCAGTCATTTCACACAACACTTACAACGAATCTTCCAGCACATTCGGAGCTAAAAAATCACAGCCTGTACCCAACAATGTGTTAAAACCTTCGAACAAACAAACTGAAACTTCTTTTTCGGATGTATTTGACAATATCACTTTTACACCACTTAAAAGTGATATTGTCCAAAGAGTTCCAtctaaaaatgaaaaactaGACAAAGgccctaaaataataataagcgtcAACTCCGAGAGTGATTTCGATGATACTATAGATATTAAAAGTGGCAATAAAGAAAACAAGACCCATTCGACTATATTTGCGACGTCGCCCCAGCAGCCCGTCAAGTGGCTGGCGACAGACCATCTCGGGCACAACGCTCAATACATTGAGACGCCAGTAATGAACAAAAAGATTCCAAATACATCTTCTCCCACAGACATGAACAGTCCAAATTTTTCAATCAACACAGATGTTTCGCGAATCAGTGAATTGTCTTTTTTCCCACCAAGGTTCTCAACCGAAAGAAAAGTTTTGCCCAAAATGAATAATGAAACTCACGAAATCGTCGATGACTCGCATAATATGAACTCAAAACTAAGTTCCGACACCTACACAAAAGAATCCCCTCGCACGCCGCTCGATTATCGCGTCAACAAGTACAGTTCGGAGTTCCAGAACATGCCTCCTGTAGCAAAAGAGTCATATCCGAAAATTTGCCGCCAATCACTTTTTAAAGAACAGCAAAATTTTAGGGAGTTTAATGAAAGGAATTATCTGGCTATGCCTGATCATTACCCCTGGCACAACGATCTACGCGCAGATATCAGATCACCGCCTCGGTCGTTGACGCCTCCTTTACGGTCTATACCGGAAGAAAGCCTGCCTCTTTTGCAGCCCATACTGGAAGAAAGTGTGCAATTTTCAGACACAAAAATTTTGGATACTGATAAACAGGCTGAAACTTACACGGTCAATTTAACTTTCGATAGACCTAGCGATCTATCTTCAGTATCTGTGAATCAACCTTCGACTTGGTCGAAGAGAGACGTTAGAGCCGAACCGGCGCTGTGGAGAACGTCTGTTCCTATAGTAAAAAAAAGTACAAATCGGAAGGCAACAATCACTAACAAGGAATTACTGAGtatcaaaaaaaacaaatccaTAGAAGCAAATAGCAGCAGCTACGTCAGCTATGTTGGAAACGTTTATTCCCAGTCTTCTACTGTCGACCCATTTTTGTCTTCAACATATTACTATGACAAAGAAGCTGTAGCAAATTTCGAAAAAGAATTCAAGAGATGGCTGAATTATGTTTTGACACCACCGTCAGATTTGAATAGTAATGTTGAGCAAACAATAGACGTAGGAAAAGCATGGATTGAAAACCGAAACAAGGAAGTACCCCTTGCTCCTACAAAGGAGAAAGTATGTAGCACGTATCACGACAGCCATCGATTGGAAAGTTTGCGACGATCGGCTCGGGTTTTGTTACGTAGCCCTGAAAATACCAAAGTGTTCGATAGGTTGCAAGCACAAATAGAAAAGAAATTAATCGCTATAAGAAGCGATAAGAATCTTCATTTGGACATTGGActtcaaaaactaataatggaGATCATCCTCTCTTACAATCCGTTGTGGCTTCGTATCGGCCTTGAAGCGATCTACGGCGTCGTCTTGCCCCTAAAGTCTAACAACGACATCGAGGGTTTAACTACCTTCATCATTCAaagaatgttcaaaaatcccttgTTGAAGAACAAAAATTCGAAATCATCTGCTCCCAATATGCTTTTACCCGCTTACATGgaagcaataaaaaaattcactctcaaaaaattttttaccTTAGTGTTCTTTTTGGACCAAGCTAAACAGAAAAAACTGATACCGCACGATCCCTGTTTATTCCGGAGAAATGCGCCCCACAAAGACAGCAAGgcgattataattaattttacgaAAGAGCTAATCGCGGGAATCGGTGATATCACTAAACATCTTCGACCGCTCGGATACGTTGTGAGCCACAAACAATCATACCTGGACGAGTATATATACGCAGTTAACAACATAGCAGTCGATCTTCGGGACGGAGTTCGATTGACAAAAGTAATGGAGATAATATTGATGAGAAATGGTCTGTTACACCAACTTCGCACGCCGGCGATATCGCGCCTCCAGAAGATCCACAACGTACAAGTGGCCCTCAATGCGCTGAAGGATGCCGACTTTGTTATCACCGGAGATATATCGGCAGCTGACATTGCCGATGGCCACAGGGAGAAAACATTGTCGCTTCTATGGCAAATTATACATGTGCTCCGCGCACCATTATTTGAAAAGTCAGCCAACGTCATTCAAGTCTGGTGGAGAAAGAAATACGAAGTCATAGCAAAGAAACGAAAGGAAGAAGATAGGTTGCTCGAGCGACGGAACAAAGCCGCGAGTACAATCCAGTATTGGTGGCGGCACATTCAGTATAATCGCATGGTCGAACATCAAATGCATAAAATGACTACTGCAGCCAttgttttacaaaaatattggcGCGTATGGCTCTGCCGCAGCCGGTTCAGAAGACTAAAATCGAGCGCGAATAAGATATCGGAGTGGTTTATATGTGTAAAATTGAAGCGGCAGGCGATAGAAGCGCTTAAGATATTGCGATCGCAAAGAGAAGAACTGAGGCGTAAATCGGCCACATTAATACAAGCCCACTTCAGGCGATGGCTGTGTGTTAAGCGATACAAAACCATCAAAAGAAAAGTGACACTCATTCAAAGTGTTGTTAGACGGTTTTTAGCACAGAAGCAATACTGTAGGCTTAAAAAGGCTGTCACTTTAATTCAGCGCAGATACAGAGTCAAAGTTCTGATGAGAACGGTGATGCAAAATTTTGCTGTGAAGAGAAGTAGCGCTATTTTCATTCAAAGCTATTATAGAATGAGCAAACAACGCAAATATTACCAGGTCTTGAAGAAATCTGTATTGACCATAGAAAAGTACTACGTAGCCCTGATTTTGATGAGGCGTGATAGgatgtattatttaaaattaaaaaagaccACGATAAAACTCCAAGCATGCTACAGACGCAATAAAGTACGGACAGAATATCTACGGCAACGCAATATAATTGTAAAGCTGCAAACGAAAATCCAAGCAAATCGGGCAATGAAAAGGGATAGGGCTAAGTATCTACAAATACGTCGTGCAGCAGTTGTTATTCAAAACTATACAAGAGCCTATCAAGCCATGAAATTAGAAAGAGCAAAGTATGTTTTACAAAGAAATGCCGCTATTCTTATACAAAGACGTTTCAGAGCATACCTCCAAAAGAAGATTCAAAGAAGCCAGTATCTGCTATTAAGAAAATCTGTGATACAAGTACAAACTCGATACCGTGGCTTGTTAGCAATGCGACGCGAAAGGAATGCCTATTTGGCACTGAGAAATTCAGTGCTACTAGTGCAAAAGCAATACAGGGCTAAGATTTTAATGAGAGAATCTCTAATCAAATATCATGAGTTAAAAAAGGCTACACTCGTTACACAGAGAAGATTCAGAGCTTTGCTTAAAATGCGCGAAGAAAggctaaaatatataaaattaaaatccgCTTGCGTTACTATTCAAAAAGCTTTTAGGGCCCACTTACAAAGAAAAAAGCAACGGCAAATATATCTCAAACAAAAAGAAGCGGCAATACGGATTCAAAGATGGTTCAGATCCTTAAAGAAGACACAAGAGGTAAAACAGCAGTATCTAAAAACGAAACAAGCTTGTACGACCGTTCAACAAAGATTCAGAGCGTTAATGGCGATGCGCGCAGGAAGGTCATCTTACTTGCAAAAACGTTCTGCCACTATAGTGATCCAAATACGATTCAGAGCTCGCCAGATGATGTTGCAAGAAAGggcaaaatatataaaaacagtGGACGCCTGCCTGACAATACAACAGTTCTACAGGGCACGTTTGATCGGAAGGAAACAAAGAGAAAAGTATACGAGAATAAGATTggctgtaataattattcaaaaacGCTGGAGAGAATACCAGGAAACTATAATTGCACGTGATTCTTACATCCAATTACGAACTGCAACCATTTTTATTCAACGCCACATCCGAGCTAAGAACAAAGCCCGAACGATAGCGAAAACATTAGCAGTTCACAAAATAGAGACGTGGTACAAATCCAATAAACAACGAAACGAATGTCGCTCGAAATTTGTCGATATAAGAACAAAAGTTATTACTTTACAAAGAAATTTCCGAGTATATCTTTGTCTCAAGAAATTCAGAGTGGCTATGCAGAAACACAGAGCTGCTATGCAGAAACGTAGAGAAGAAGCTGCGTTATGTATTCAAAAGAATGTTCGGCGTTACTTGGCACAATCGCGGTACAAGCGATTCCTTGAAAAACTTATCTTCATTCAGACTTTATGGAGAAACAAGTTGATCACTAGACTGATTCGTTGCGAATTCTTGCAAAAGAGAAGACTGATTTTGAAATTACAAGCCGCTATTAGAGGATATCTGGCGCGCAAAGAATTCGAAATTAAAAAAGAGAAATTATTACAAGTAAAGGAAGAACAGAGGAGAAACTGGGCTGCTTCAAAGATTCAG GCCCTGTTCGTCGGGAACATGGTTCGCTCACGCGCCGGCGAGCGCGCGGCGGCGCTGCGACGTTGCTGGCGCGACGGAGCGCTGCAGTCGCTGCAGAAGACTATGCGGGAATGCAACCAAGAAGCTCTGCGAGTGATCTTCCGGATGTCGGACATTGATAGCATCATTCGCGCCTTCAATACTGTCA AAAAATGTACAGAAACGCTACCGAAGATGTATGATTCCAACGCACCGTCGATAGTGCGGCGCTTGTATATGTTCATATCCGTGCTCAACCGCTCCGTATCCAGCGCCGAGGTGATGCAGATCGGCGCCGACGTGCTCGTCAACCTCGCTCGCTACCGGCACACCGGCCCAAAGATATATGCG AGAGAGCACATCACTCAGACGCTGAAGATAATGCTCCGGTTCAACTCCGAGACGCGACTGGTTTGCACTCTGTGCACCTACATCTGGGTGTTCGCCAAATATGAGGCAGTCAAACAG gatcTAACCGAGTTCCTGCGTATGCCGGAGAACCACAAAATGCTAGTGGCTATCAAAAGAAATGTTGATCGAATTAAAAAGATGGAGATCAATAGGAGTACACTCAAATCAAGCACAATGAATAAATCTTTACAGAATAGATTTAATAGTAAGGTGTTGCCAGCCCTCGAACATAACTATGGGTTAGTCAGGAAAAACAACCCACAATGTTTCGAAGACGCCAAAATAGCTATAAATACTTTGTTTGAAGCTTACGGGTTATAA
- the LOC117987595 gene encoding protein penguin-like, with translation MKKLKRIISTESDASPPKKKKVQFNTAKDEPIKEKKEKVKKPLNKPKKDFKKGGKAPFNKPGFKGKNDSSKGNNKLFKNQEPGEKPKWSEMKKEKKDLRLERRKAKATAEIFEISHKAKLLAAQIQRKVIKPDFKITACKELHSLVKGQYKAIALTHDLSRVIQVLLKHSSEDIKNEITEELMEIMVPMMQSKYAHHSVKRILKYGTNFIRHEVIKKFFGHVVSLATHNISAPVLDYAYGEFATKKEKLHMQQEFYGDMYKNTKDDKVKTLSDTYKDSPEMKSAILQSCKANIQRILDKNLHDGELFHSVLYDYMRECSAEDTVELISALSPLIVPLSNSLPGVNAACICVWQGTNKDKKAILKVVKEHVVPLSKHKTGYRLLLAIFDSVDDTVLVKKTIVSTLASNVQDVASDQRGLMTLHWLVKPKDSAVFHPGITSFLEEGFKSGTSKKDPELRVTELREAILPALKSSIEENPKFWIEKTRMPLVVAVLSIETSKSLVQALATVICDPDWVLQLPNKDTTVLAIEDAGTHMSLKKLAALDKTATDSLGEAICDNISDETLQAWLSTNRGCFFVLQLIENNNVNIGGKLKRKIKQHENILKQKTVEGLEPSEKTKEQSMSKRVKERMRGYYYKTKSALQSSELYVHSKNGRGKKLIDQFLLDLRKILETNKYNEGYFNRKDKVMSICNENGLFQCGGLWNKNNCSYNGDHVINPYRSREERIIFQTWNLDHKIELSRSITPNILKAIERLAYGEVKCISCERDSSEGFIETDRYYLQIFTRQNLKLVHIVCHYKGKHDAESDLYTVCGKCYGTPCIKRC, from the exons atgaaaaaattaaagcGCATAATAAGTACAGAAAGCGATGCATCGCCGCCGAAGAAAAAGAAAGTGCAGTTCAATACTGCCAAAGATGAGccgattaaagaaaaaaaagagaaagtgaaaaaacctttaaataaaccaaaaaaggATTTCAAAAAGGGCGGTAAGGCACCTTTCAATAAGCCTGGGTTTAAAGGTAAAAACGACAGTTCGAaaggtaataataaattattcaaaaatcAAGAACCAGGCGAAAAACCCAAATGGTCAgaaatgaaaaaagaaaaaaaggatttGAGGCTAGAGCGGCGCAAAGCGAAGGCTACTGCTGAAATTTTTGAGATCTCTCACAAAGCGAAGTTATTAGCAGCACAGATTCAAAG AAAAGTGATCAAACCAGACTTCAAAATCACAGCTTGTAAAGAGCTACATTCTCTAGTCAAAGGTCAATACAAAGCAATAGCCCTGACTCACGACCTGAGCAGAGTCATCCAGGTTCTACTCAAGCACAGTTCTGAGGACATTAAGAATGAGATCACTGAAGAGTTAATGGAAATCATGGTGCCCATGATGCAATCAAAATATGCACATCATTCCGTCAAACGTATCTTGAAGTACGGTACGAACTTTATCAGGCATGAAGTTATAAAGAAGTTCTTTGGACATGTTGTGTCGTTAGCTACTCATAATATAAGTGCACCTGTGTTAGATTATGCATATGGGGAGTTTGCAACTAAGAAAGAGAAACTACATATGCAGCAAGAGTTCTATGGAGATATGTATAAGAAT ACAAAAGATGACAAGGTTAAGACACTAAGTGATACCTACAAAGACAGCCCTGAAATGAAATCGGCAATCTTACAGTCATGTAAAGCAAATATACAACGCATTTTGGATAAAAATTTACATGATGGAGA ACTTTTCCACTCAGTACTGTATGACTACATGAGGGAATGCAGTGCAGAGGATACGGTGGAACTGATCTCAGCTCTCAGCCCGTTGATTGTGCCTCTCAGCAACTCTTTGCCGGGAGTTAATGCTGCTTGCATCTGTGTGTGGCAAGGGACTAATAAGGATAAAAAG GCCATACTAAAAGTGGTGAAGGAGCATGTAGTGCCCCTGAGCAAGCACAAGACAGGCTATAGACTGTTGCTTGCTATCTTTGACTCTGTTGATGACACTGTACTTGTCAAGAAAACCATTGTCTCCACATTGGCGAGTAACGTACAGGACGTTGCCAGCGACCAGCGAGGTTTAATG ACCTTACACTGGCTAGTAAAGCCAAAAGATTCGGCGGTCTTCCACCCAGGCATCACATCGTTCTTAGAGGAAGGCTTCAAGAGCGGGACTTCCAAGAAGGATCCAGAACTGCGAGTGACTGAACTCAGAGAGGCAATACTGCCAGCACTGAAGAGTAGTATTGAAGAAAATCCTAAATTCTGGATTGAAAAGACTAGGATGCCTTTGGTTGTCGCTGTGCTGTCTATCG AAACATCAAAATCTCTCGTACAAGCACTAGCGACAGTGATTTGCGATCCCGACTGGGTACTGCAACTGCCCAACAAAGACACCACGGTTCTTGCCATAGAGGACGCCGGAACCCACATGTCGCTGAAGAAACTCGCTGCTTTAGACAAGACTGCCACTGACTCGCTCGGCGAAGCGATCTGTGACAATATTTCTGATGAAACT ttacaAGCCTGGCTATCAACAAATAGAGGGTGTTTCTTTGTCCTGCAGCTAAtcgaaaataataatgtcaatATTGGCGGCAAACTCAAGAGGAAAATAAAACAGCACGAAAATATCTTAAAACAAAAAACTGTGGAAG GACTTGAGCCATCAGAAAAAACAAAAGAACAATCAATGTCCAAACGCGTCAAAGAGCGTATGAGGGGCTACTACTACAAGACCAAGTCAGCACTCCAATCATCCGAGTTGTATGTTCATTCCAAAAACGGACGAGGTAAGAAACTGATAGACCAGTTCCTATTAGACTTACGGAAAATCCTCGAAACTAATAAATATAATGAAGGCTATTTTAATAGAAAGGATAAAGTTATGAGTATTTGCAATGAAAATGGGTTATTTCAATGTGGAGGCTTGTGGAACAAAAATAATTGTAGTTACAATGGAGACCATGTTATAAACCCGTACAGGAGTCGCGAAGAAAGAATTATATTCCAAACTTGGAATTTAGATCATAAAATTGAGCTTTCTCGTTCGATCACCCCGAATATTTTGAAAGCAATCGAGAGACTTGCATATGGAGAAGTCAAATGTATATCTTGTGAGAGGGATTCGAGCGAGGGCTTCATTGAAACTGATAGATACTATTTGCAGATTTTTACCCGACAGAATTTGAAATTGGTTCATATAGTATGCCACTACAAAGGAAAACATGATGCAGAGTCTGATTTATATACTGTATGTGGAAAATGCTATGGCACTCCATGTATTAAACGCTGTTAG
- the LOC117987608 gene encoding uncharacterized protein, with translation MVMKRGALVVIEGVDRTGKTTQCKKLVESLHSKEIPAEYTNFPNRTSEIGKVINSYLTSKKELPDEAIHLLFSANRWEKANHLIKLLENGTTVIVDRYCFSGVAFSAAKGLDVNWCKAPDAGLPKPDRVFFLNMSLENAQKRNGFGNERYEVLDFQKKVVDAYMQLKEDNWEILDASRSMETIQEELLHKTTSLIEKVEIKPIEKIWL, from the exons ATGGTTATGAAACGCGGGGCTTTAGTAGTTATCGAAGGTGTGGACAGGACCGGCAAGACTACGCAATGCAAGAAGCTGG tTGAAAGTCTTCATAGTAAAGAAATACCAGCTGAGTACACAAACTTCCCGAATAGGACATCAGAAATTGGCAAAGTGATCAACAGTTATCTGACATCTAAA AAAGAATTACCAGATGAAGCTATTCACTTGCTGTTCTCTGCCAACCGTTGGGAGAAAGCTAACCATTTAATCAAATTGCTGGAAAATGGCACCACAGTTATTGTGGATAGATATTGCTTCTCAGGTGTTGCCTTTTCTGCTGCTAAAG gacTAGATGTGAATTGGTGCAAAGCCCCAGATGCAGGCCTGCCCAAACCAGACAGAGTATTCTTCCTTAATATGTCATTAGAGAATGCTCAGAAAAGAAATGGATTTGGGAATGAAAG GTATGAAGTTCTGGATTTTCAGAAAAAAGTAGTGGATGCATATATGCAACTGAAAGAAGACAACTGGGAAATATTAGACGCCAGCAG GTCAATGGAGACAATTCAAGAGGAGTTGCTACATAAAACAACATCTTTAATAGAAAAGGTTGAAATCAAACCAATTGAAAAAATATGGTTATAA
- the LOC117987602 gene encoding DNA fragmentation factor subunit alpha-like: MKKGYKVTDVSRAKKIGVAAENLNELIEKSCKKLGFNVSCAECRLYVAEDGTHVDDDEYLNTLPSQTLFILLKDTEKMTLTTTTA, translated from the exons atgaaaaaaggATATAAAGTTACTGATGTGAGTAGAGCGAAGAAAATTGGAGTGGCTGCCGAGAACCTGAACGAACTTATTGAGAAATCGTGCAAAAAGTTAGGT TTCAATGTCAGCTGCGCGGAGTGCCGGCTGTACGTGGCGGAAGACGGCACGCATGTGGATGACGACGAGTACCTGAACACACTGCCTTCGCAGACGCTTTTCATTTTACTGAAGGACACGGAGAAAATG ACTTTGACTACTACTACAGCATGA